In Ipomoea triloba cultivar NCNSP0323 chromosome 15, ASM357664v1, one genomic interval encodes:
- the LOC116005852 gene encoding ATP-dependent DNA helicase PIF1-like: MSNLTEGEGNTYLSSDTTCKGDGSSSVLADVHTLEFLNTIRASGLPNHSLTLKVGSPVMLMRNIDHSLGLCNGTRLVVTKLGNHVVEGSILAGPNAGTKVLIARMTITPSDPILPFKFNRRQFPLMLSYAMTINKSQGQTLSNVGLILKKPVFVHGQLYVTASRVSQPDGLKILVCDESKQDCNSTTNVVYKEVFNNL; encoded by the coding sequence ATGTCTAACTTAACTGAAGGTGAAGGAAATACATATTTGAGTTCTGACACAACGTGTAAAGGCGATGGTTCCAGTTCAGTTCTTGCTGATGTGCATACCCTAGAATTCCTAAATACCATAAGAGCATCCGGCCTTCCAAATCATTCTTTGACTTTAAAAGTGGGGTCTCCTGTAATGTTAATGAGAAACATTGATCATAGTCTTGGTTTATGCAATGGAACTAGATTGGTGGTAACAAAATTAGGTAATCATGTTGTTGAAGGAAGCATATTGGCAGGTCCTAATGCTGGGACTAAGGTATTAATTGCTAGAATGACTATCACCCCATCAGACCCAATATTACCTTTCAAGTTCAACAGAAGACAATTTCCGCTTATGctgtcatatgcaatgactattAACAAGAGTCAAGGACAGACGCTTTCGAATGTTGGTTTGATACTCAAGAAACCAGTTTTTGTGCATGGCCAATTATATGTTACCGCATCAAGAGTTAGTCAACCAGACGGACTAAAGATTTTAGTATGTGATGAATCAAAACAAGATTGTAATTCTACtactaatgtagtttacaaagaggtctttaataatttataa